Genomic DNA from Sporosarcina sp. ANT_H38:
AGCAGGCTTGATGATTTCCATATTTGCGGGAGCTCAGCTTATTATGTCGCCAATTGCAGGGAAATGGACAGATCGCTATGGACGTAGAATAATGATTATTTCAGGGCTTAGCGGTTTGGCTCTGTCAATGTTCGTTTTTTACTTTTCTGATTCGATTGGAATTTTATATTTTTCTCGTGTAATTGGTGGCGTTGGAGCAGCGCTTTTAATACCTGCGATTTTTGCATACGTTGCAGATATTACGACAATGGATCAGCGTGCAAAAGGAAACAGTTACATTTCCGCTGCAATGTCACTTGGGATTGTTATTGGGCCCGGAATTGGAGGATTCTTAGCTGATTTCGGTTTGAAAATGCCGCTACTCATTTCTGCTTTAGTAGGACTTGCAGCTGTTGCTTTCTCAGCATTCATGTTGGAGGAAAGCATGGATACGAAAATCGAAGTTTCCAATGAAAAGTCTGAGCCAATGGTAAAAGAAATTGCGCAGTCATTTAGCAAACCGTACTTTATCCCTTTAGTTATTACACTTGTCATGAGCTTCGGATTAATGGCTTATGAATCTGTTCTCGGTCTTTTCGTCGATAATGTGTTCGGAGCAACTCCGAAAGATATTGCTGTATTAGTGACGTCAACAGGTATCATCAGTGTAATCATTCAACTATTTGCGGTTGATTGGATTGTTCGCAAGTTTGGAGAGGCGGCCGTATTGAACATTTTCCTTGCGCTTGCAGCACTTGGATTTTTACTTTCCATTTTTGTACCAAGCTACATCATGTTTTTCGGTGTTACGATGATTATTTTCTTATCGACCTCTATATTGAGGCCTGTACTAACGACACTTATTTCGAAGTTAGCAGGGAACGAGCAAGGGTTTGCAATGGGTATGAATAATGCCTATATGAGCATTGGAAGTGTCCTTGGCCCGCTCCTAGCAGGCCGTCTGTTTGACGTGAATATTCTATATCCGTTCATACTTGGACTAATCGTTCTTGTCATTACAATTTTTGTCTCCATGAAATGGAAAGGTCCAGGGAACATTTCGATGTGATAAAACAGGCAATCCCAAGAAAAGGGGTTGCCTGTTTTATTGATTTCTATTGCTTTACAAGTTCCGGATGCCGAAGTATAATATAATGATTACCTAGGTAAATAAAAGGGGTTGAAGATATGAATCCATTATTCCATGAAGTTTTTCAAAAGACACGATTGTTAAGTAAAGAACTAAATCTAGTGCTTAAAGAATATGAACTGTTTGCATCACAATGGACAGTACTTTACTGTGTTCATCAGCATGAGGAAATGATATTAACGAATATATGGAGGTATTTGAATGTGGAAGCTCCGACGGTTACACGAACTGTGAGCCGATTAGAGGAATTAGGATGGCTGACGACATACGAAGGTAAGGACCGTAGGGAAAAGATAGTCCGTCTTTCAGAAGAAGCAGTAGCCAAATTTCCTGTGATTGAGGCTTCGATTATTCAGTTTGAAAATGAATTTTTAAAAGATTTGACGAGCGAAGAACAGGCAATACTTATGGGGTTGTTGAAAAAGTTGGACAAAGAAAGAAGTGAGTAATTTGGTGAAGAAAGAACCTATTTGGACAAGACCATTTATCAGTTTGTTTTTCACAAACATATCGGTATTTATCGTATTTTATGGTCTTGTAACTACTCTTCCTCTTTATGCAATTGGGGTGTTGAACCGAACGGATGAAGAAGCTGGTTTATTGATGACGGTATTCTTACTTTCAGCAATTGTTGTAAGACCGTTTACAGGGAAAATATTAGATATTGCAGGAAAGCGAAAAATGTTATGGATTAGTTTGGTCCTTTATTTAATATGTACAGTCCTCTATTATTTTATCCAGCCGTTTGCAGGACTTTTAGTGTTACGTTTTGTGCAGGGAATTTGGTTTAGCATAATTACGACGTCGACCATTTCAATAGCTGCAGATATTGTACCGATCAAACGAAGGGGAGCGGGTCTAGGCTATTTCTCAATGTCGACAAATTTAGCCGTTGTTCTCGGACCATTAATAGCGCTGTCCATCATTCAATCTTTTTCATTCGATGTATTGTTTATCGCGCTGAGCATTTTTATGATTATTGGTGTGTTAACATCGCTATCGGCACCAGCCGGGGCTGTTCCAGAAAAAAGTGATGTGAAAGGTAAATTGTCAATTGGCGACCTATTTGAAAAAGGGGCCATGCCAGTTGCACTCCTCGGAAGTTTGATTGCGTTTTCTTATGCGAGTGTTTTATCTTATCTATCCATTTATGCACAGGAAAAAGGACTCTTGGCATTGGCAAGTACTTTCTTTCTTGTGTTCGCGGTGGTTATGTTATTAACGCGCCCGTTTACTGGAAGGTTATTCGATGAAAAAGGACCACAATATGTAATAATACCTGGGTTTATATTTTTTGCTATCGGTCTTATCCTGTTAGCAAACATGGATTCTGCATTGTCCTTTTTAGTTGCAGGGGCTTTCGTTGGGTTTGGTTATGGAGCACTTGTCCCAAGTTTACAGACACTAGCAGTGCAATCGACAAAACATGAAAGAAGTGGCTATGCAACTGCTACATTCTTTACGTTTTTTGATTCAGGTCTTGCGATAGGATCGTTTGTACTTGGACTTATTGCCCTTCATTTTGGCTATCAGTATGTTTACTTGGCGTCAGGTGTTCTTGTACTGGTCGTATTTCTCCTTTATTTAGTAATTAGGAGAAGAAAGAAAGTCAAAGAACCCTTGAATGATTAGTCAGTAGACCGATTGAATAAAATATAGATCAGAACAATACGAAAAAGACCGCTAATTCGCATATGAATTAGCGGTCTTTAAAATGCCAATACATAAACATTCACAAACAAATGGCGCTTGCTTTAATAATTGAATGAACAGTTAAATTAAGAGGCGTACACTAATTATTATAAGATGCCATTTTCGTGTTAAAACCATTGCTAATTCAGTGGTTAATGAGAAGGGAAATGAAGATGGAAAAGATGAGATTTATTCAACCCGAAAACTAGAAAATGCAGAAGGTATAAACCGCTTTCGTTTTATCGAAAGCAACCTGTTAAAAAGGTATCTTGACTCAAGCAAAGATAATTTTATGATTTATTTTTTTACATAACCTAATACTTTACCTTCTACATTATCCATTGGTAAGACTCCAAAATCTTTACTATCGGTACTTCTCCACCAGTTATCACCCAAGACAAATACAGTGTTCGCTTCAACTTTTACAGGTTCCATAGTAGTTGCAAAATATTCTTTCCAAGATTCATCATCACTTCTATTAGCGGGGGTGGATTCTTTAAAAAATTCATCTTTATTTTTACCTCTATTCAACACTATAGAATAAAAAGTATCTAGTTTCCTACCATCGATAAATACTTGACCGTTTATAATTTCGACTGTTTCACCGTCTAGACCAACCACTCTTGCAATGTAATGCTCAGGCATATTAAAATCGGGATTACTATCTATCGTGAAGTCTGGGGATTTTAAATAGATTACATCACCTCGTTTTATATCCTTGTAATCGAGTTCCACAACTAAACGTGGATGAGCTAAAGTTTCATAATCGTGATTGCCTCTATCCATATTGTCATGAGACCATTCCAATAACAACGAGTTTTCAAGAGGTTCTACCAATTCGACTTCTGGTTTTGTTACATTGTCTGTAATCGTTTCTATTTTAGTTGAAGTCACCTCTGGTGAACACGCAGTTAGTATTACTGCCATCCCGATTAGTACATATTTTTTCAAACCAGCATCTCCTTTAATTCATTATACCCGAGATTCAAAAATCCTTTGCTTAAAAATATAATTTTCTGTCATTTGTAATTATAATAGGATAATCATTTTTGGGGATTATTGACATACGAATTGAAGTGCTATCCTAGGGGGAAATGTATATTCTTAAGTGTGCAAATAACGGTATCTGAAGCCTAAGACTGACAGCAAAGCAGCTCGGTTTAGGTCGAAAGGATTTTAAGCTTTTTGGGTATGAATCATTAGATATGTGGTAACTTTGCCACCTGCAAAACGGACTAATAGGAAGTAGAAGGAAGAGGAGGATTGTCGTGAAAAAGAAATTTTTCCTATCACTGTGTCTAGTCCCGCTTCTTATGCTTTTTTTGAAACCTGTTCCTGTGGCTGCTTGTTCATGTGCAATGCAGCCTTTTCACGTTCGTAAGCGGTTTTCAGCGGAGAAGTTATTAGAATAACGGACAATAGTGGGCTGTTGGGTGGAAGTGGGAAGACTGTGCTAGTTAATGTGAAAGAAACATGGAAGGGCATTAATAAAACGGAAGTTACCATAGCAACAGGTAGTAATGATGGAGATTGTGGCATACCGTTTGTTGTTGGCAAAGAATATTTGGTATTTGCTACTCTTTCTGATATGTACGGGGATAAATCGCTAACGAGTATAATTTGCGATCCAACTACAGAGCTTGGAAATGCTGCTGAAGGTATTTCTATTTTAGGTCAAGGACAAGTTCCAACACAAGATGTGAACTCTATCGATAATAGAAAAATGATCGTCTTGATTAGTGGAGGAGTCGTTTTCATCGCTGGATTGGTTGGGTTTTTTGGGTGGTATCAGAGTAAGAAGAATAAAAGATAATTGAAAAGCCTATTGTCGAAACCGACCCGAGTTTCGTTAATAGGCTTTAATTTATGGTCTAATAATGTCATTAACAAGTAATAGTCAAGTAAATGCCATCATTCGGTCAAGTGGACCGTCGGGATTAATAATATCAGCTAGATCTTTGATTGGAATTGGGAAGTATGGAAATCCCCATACATACGCTGTGATTTCATAAAGTTGGAAATAAATAACGAGAGAGGTGTCCGCAATATAGAAATCCTGGTCACTGCGGATTTCTGTGAATGGTTCAAGCAACTGGATATTCCAGTCTTTGATTCGCTGATTTATAATATCCGACAGCTTTTTCTCGTAATCGCTACCTTTTTTGAACAAATCCTTCAATTCATATTGTTTTCCGGTTTTTGTATCAAATGTTAATGATTTAATGGTGGTCATCCCATGTGCACCGCCTGTAAAAGAATAGACGATAAGATTCAAACTAAGGATACCACGTTGATTGTTCTTCAACTCGAAATAGGCTAGCAATTCCACGAGGTCTTTATCGTAAAAACTTCGTTCAACAAGTATTTTATTCAACGTCGTAATAATGGCATAATTAATTGTACTTTGCACATTGAGATTTGGTAATTGGGTAACAACAGGATAATACACTTTAACATCCTCTGAGGCATGGGGCAGTCTTTTCGTTACAATTGATACTGGTAAATCCATAGAAAACGTCCTTTCCTTCTTAATAGAGTAGTTCATCATATGTACAATTGAGTTGGGAAAGTCGGGATAATGGTGAATAGGAACAAAACAATACTCTTTCAAATTTGGAAATTGTAACGATACATATGACTTGTCAGTGTGATGAATAGCGTAGATATCGTAAGGGAAATATGTACTTTGAAATA
This window encodes:
- a CDS encoding MFS transporter gives rise to the protein MSKNQKKKMLILMINMFIAVGSFGIIIPILPTYLLSIGQGGTAAGLMISIFAGAQLIMSPIAGKWTDRYGRRIMIISGLSGLALSMFVFYFSDSIGILYFSRVIGGVGAALLIPAIFAYVADITTMDQRAKGNSYISAAMSLGIVIGPGIGGFLADFGLKMPLLISALVGLAAVAFSAFMLEESMDTKIEVSNEKSEPMVKEIAQSFSKPYFIPLVITLVMSFGLMAYESVLGLFVDNVFGATPKDIAVLVTSTGIISVIIQLFAVDWIVRKFGEAAVLNIFLALAALGFLLSIFVPSYIMFFGVTMIIFLSTSILRPVLTTLISKLAGNEQGFAMGMNNAYMSIGSVLGPLLAGRLFDVNILYPFILGLIVLVITIFVSMKWKGPGNISM
- a CDS encoding MarR family winged helix-turn-helix transcriptional regulator; this translates as MNPLFHEVFQKTRLLSKELNLVLKEYELFASQWTVLYCVHQHEEMILTNIWRYLNVEAPTVTRTVSRLEELGWLTTYEGKDRREKIVRLSEEAVAKFPVIEASIIQFENEFLKDLTSEEQAILMGLLKKLDKERSE
- a CDS encoding MFS transporter — encoded protein: MKKEPIWTRPFISLFFTNISVFIVFYGLVTTLPLYAIGVLNRTDEEAGLLMTVFLLSAIVVRPFTGKILDIAGKRKMLWISLVLYLICTVLYYFIQPFAGLLVLRFVQGIWFSIITTSTISIAADIVPIKRRGAGLGYFSMSTNLAVVLGPLIALSIIQSFSFDVLFIALSIFMIIGVLTSLSAPAGAVPEKSDVKGKLSIGDLFEKGAMPVALLGSLIAFSYASVLSYLSIYAQEKGLLALASTFFLVFAVVMLLTRPFTGRLFDEKGPQYVIIPGFIFFAIGLILLANMDSALSFLVAGAFVGFGYGALVPSLQTLAVQSTKHERSGYATATFFTFFDSGLAIGSFVLGLIALHFGYQYVYLASGVLVLVVFLLYLVIRRRKKVKEPLND
- the lepB gene encoding signal peptidase I, with the translated sequence MKKYVLIGMAVILTACSPEVTSTKIETITDNVTKPEVELVEPLENSLLLEWSHDNMDRGNHDYETLAHPRLVVELDYKDIKRGDVIYLKSPDFTIDSNPDFNMPEHYIARVVGLDGETVEIINGQVFIDGRKLDTFYSIVLNRGKNKDEFFKESTPANRSDDESWKEYFATTMEPVKVEANTVFVLGDNWWRSTDSKDFGVLPMDNVEGKVLGYVKK
- a CDS encoding DUF3298 and DUF4163 domain-containing protein, translating into MDLPVSIVTKRLPHASEDVKVYYPVVTQLPNLNVQSTINYAIITTLNKILVERSFYDKDLVELLAYFELKNNQRGILSLNLIVYSFTGGAHGMTTIKSLTFDTKTGKQYELKDLFKKGSDYEKKLSDIINQRIKDWNIQLLEPFTEIRSDQDFYIADTSLVIYFQLYEITAYVWGFPYFPIPIKDLADIINPDGPLDRMMAFT